The following are encoded together in the Arcobacter aquimarinus genome:
- a CDS encoding PAS domain-containing sensor histidine kinase has translation MKNKTLIFSFLFPFLLTIITIMSVYTIYNYFETKKRLVNDINLRMNIISTQLKDTLPHFINSYAINEYKKLIENQMEDRNILAIIIKDYNYGKIFGKEFIISGKIRENEEIKDFYESNKEQNNLLKDKFSYIKIDLHNDSDIKIAQIELYSSDKKLNNRLEEIIKKSLLEMLILSLFIIVLVFLIIKSLILRPIFDIVKAIQNNDEYGIPKENILQNNVKEFNELSLKMNEMISTIKNSRNKIDEMNNSMELILSSMNDGIWDWNLKTNKVSYSKQWKKILGFNDTEIGNDLAEWERRINPKQLKMVCSEISNYLEGKKDTYNNEHQVLCKDGTYKWILDRAVIVQRDEFGKPLRMIGTHTDITSIKDLEKQIIKEKDFISNIIDNSSVIVAIVDDEGRMFKVNKFAQEFTGYTQEEISSVPFFWVRFLPDYIQDRIYDIIDEAKKGNIKRYYKASWFSKDSQEKIFEWSNTLVKKEDGSMDYLIAIGIDVTEKEIIQKKILQQKEELELIFDYSKDGIAVLDLNTKFLNFNNSFLDMTGFSKDELLEKSIFELIAKQDNQKNKKIIEQILEEGFISNYEEIFAFKDKRIVTNLSISLLPNKQSLLMIIKDVSSLKVLQEQAKLASLGEMIGNIAHQWRQPLSYISVSASSLKVKSEFNMLTKEEIAEVSTAIVKQTEYLSNTIDNFRDFIKEDKTYANISIKEVLDNSLNLVHASLKNNFINLTLELDDDLIILGNKNELTEAFLNIISNSKDALKEKEEEDRFLFIKSKKLDENRLELKFLDSGGGIDESIISKVLEPYFTTKHKSQGTGLGLAIVDKIVRERHKGVIEIYNEEFAYNQKQYKGVCFNIVFEKK, from the coding sequence ATGAAAAATAAAACTTTAATTTTTTCCTTTTTATTTCCTTTTTTACTTACAATAATTACAATTATGTCTGTTTATACGATTTATAACTATTTTGAGACTAAAAAAAGATTAGTAAATGATATTAATTTAAGAATGAATATTATTAGTACTCAATTAAAAGATACTCTTCCTCATTTTATAAACTCTTATGCCATCAATGAATACAAAAAATTAATTGAAAATCAAATGGAAGATAGGAATATTTTAGCAATAATTATTAAAGATTATAATTATGGGAAAATATTTGGTAAAGAGTTTATAATAAGTGGAAAAATAAGAGAAAATGAAGAAATAAAAGATTTTTATGAATCAAATAAAGAACAAAATAACTTGTTAAAAGATAAATTTTCATATATTAAAATAGATTTACACAATGATTCTGATATAAAAATAGCTCAAATAGAACTTTATAGTTCTGACAAAAAATTAAATAATAGATTAGAAGAGATAATAAAAAAGAGTTTACTTGAAATGCTTATTTTATCTTTATTTATTATTGTTTTAGTTTTTTTAATCATAAAATCTTTAATTTTAAGACCTATTTTCGATATTGTAAAAGCTATTCAAAATAATGATGAATATGGAATTCCAAAAGAAAATATTCTTCAAAATAATGTCAAAGAATTTAATGAATTATCTTTAAAAATGAATGAAATGATTTCTACTATAAAAAATTCAAGAAATAAAATTGATGAAATGAATAATAGTATGGAATTAATTTTAAGTAGTATGAATGATGGTATTTGGGATTGGAATTTAAAAACAAATAAAGTTTCTTATTCAAAACAATGGAAAAAAATTTTAGGGTTTAATGATACTGAAATTGGAAATGATTTAGCTGAGTGGGAACGAAGGATAAATCCAAAACAGTTAAAAATGGTTTGTAGTGAAATATCAAATTATTTAGAAGGGAAAAAAGATACTTATAATAATGAACATCAAGTTCTTTGTAAAGATGGTACATATAAATGGATATTAGATAGAGCAGTTATAGTTCAAAGGGATGAATTTGGAAAACCTTTACGAATGATAGGAACTCATACAGATATAACATCTATAAAAGATTTAGAAAAACAAATTATTAAAGAAAAAGATTTTATCTCAAATATTATAGATAATTCAAGTGTAATAGTAGCTATTGTTGATGATGAGGGAAGAATGTTTAAGGTTAATAAATTTGCTCAAGAGTTTACAGGTTATACACAAGAAGAGATATCAAGTGTACCATTTTTTTGGGTTAGATTCTTACCTGATTATATTCAAGATAGAATTTATGATATTATAGATGAAGCAAAAAAAGGAAATATAAAAAGATATTATAAAGCTAGTTGGTTTTCAAAAGATTCTCAAGAAAAGATATTTGAATGGTCTAATACTTTGGTAAAAAAAGAAGATGGCTCAATGGACTATCTTATTGCAATAGGAATTGATGTTACAGAAAAAGAGATTATTCAAAAGAAAATTTTGCAACAAAAAGAGGAATTAGAACTTATTTTTGACTATTCAAAAGATGGTATTGCTGTATTAGACTTAAATACAAAATTTCTAAATTTTAATAACTCTTTTTTAGATATGACAGGATTTTCTAAAGATGAATTATTAGAGAAATCAATTTTTGAATTAATAGCAAAACAAGATAATCAAAAAAACAAAAAGATAATAGAACAAATACTAGAAGAAGGTTTTATAAGTAATTATGAAGAAATTTTTGCTTTTAAAGATAAAAGAATAGTTACAAATCTAAGTATTTCATTGCTTCCAAATAAGCAAAGTTTATTGATGATAATAAAAGATGTTAGTTCTTTAAAAGTTTTACAAGAACAAGCAAAACTAGCATCTTTAGGTGAAATGATAGGAAATATTGCCCATCAATGGAGACAACCTTTAAGTTATATAAGTGTTAGTGCTAGTTCTTTAAAAGTAAAATCAGAATTTAATATGCTTACAAAAGAGGAAATTGCTGAAGTTTCAACTGCTATTGTAAAACAAACAGAATATCTTTCAAATACAATAGACAACTTTAGAGATTTCATAAAAGAAGATAAAACATATGCAAATATAAGCATTAAAGAAGTTTTAGATAATAGTTTAAATCTTGTACATGCTTCATTAAAAAACAATTTTATTAATCTTACTTTAGAACTTGATGATGATTTGATTATTTTAGGAAATAAAAATGAATTAACAGAAGCATTTTTAAATATTATTTCAAATAGTAAAGATGCTTTAAAAGAGAAAGAAGAAGAGGATAGATTTTTATTTATTAAAAGTAAAAAATTGGATGAAAATAGACTTGAATTGAAGTTTCTAGATAGTGGTGGAGGAATTGATGAATCAATAATATCAAAAGTTCTAGAACCATATTTTACAACTAAACATAAGTCACAAGGAACAGGACTTGGGCTTGCTATTGTGGATAAGATTGTAAGAGAGAGACATAAAGGAGTTATTGAAATTTACAATGAAGAATTTGCTTATAATCAAAAACAATATAAAGGAGTTTGCTTTAATATTGTTTTTGAAAAAAAATAA